In Lacrimispora indolis DSM 755, a genomic segment contains:
- a CDS encoding VOC family protein yields MQKVIPHLWYDKEAVEAAQWYVELFENSRILRTGIIRDTPSGDTQTVEFQLAGMRFSAISAGPYFTLNPSISLMVACSGPEEVDRLHSHLSTGGMELMPLGEYPFSKRYAWLQDKYGLSWQLMLVENMEEHQRIRLSFLFSGDACGKAEEALNYYLSVFQGSTKGYVNHFQAGEAMDKRAKINYSELNIQGHQMIAMDHGYGGDFTFNEAFSLMIPCANQAEIDYFWDKLSFVPESEQCGWVKDQFGLSWQIVPENLDDVMAKGTEEEVKRITEAFLKMKKLDIAALEKAWSGE; encoded by the coding sequence ATGCAGAAAGTAATCCCACATTTATGGTACGACAAAGAAGCAGTTGAAGCGGCCCAATGGTATGTAGAACTTTTTGAGAATTCAAGAATCCTTCGTACCGGCATAATCCGTGACACTCCGTCAGGAGATACGCAGACCGTTGAGTTTCAGCTTGCGGGCATGAGGTTTTCTGCCATCAGCGCAGGACCTTATTTTACCCTCAACCCCTCGATTTCACTTATGGTAGCCTGCTCCGGTCCGGAAGAGGTGGACAGGCTGCATTCCCATTTATCAACAGGTGGAATGGAGCTCATGCCTTTGGGAGAGTATCCCTTCAGCAAACGTTATGCCTGGCTCCAGGATAAATATGGCTTAAGCTGGCAGCTCATGCTGGTTGAGAACATGGAAGAGCATCAAAGGATCAGGCTTTCCTTTCTGTTTTCAGGAGACGCATGCGGAAAAGCGGAAGAAGCCCTGAATTACTACCTTTCCGTTTTCCAGGGTTCCACAAAAGGATACGTAAACCATTTTCAGGCAGGGGAGGCTATGGATAAAAGGGCAAAGATAAACTACAGCGAGCTGAATATTCAGGGGCACCAGATGATTGCCATGGATCATGGATATGGCGGGGATTTTACGTTTAATGAAGCATTCTCCCTTATGATCCCTTGTGCAAACCAGGCGGAAATCGATTATTTCTGGGATAAGCTTTCCTTTGTTCCTGAGTCCGAGCAATGCGGCTGGGTAAAAGACCAGTTTGGCTTATCATGGCAGATCGTACCTGAGAACCTGGATGACGTTATGGCCAAAGGAACCGAAGAAGAAGTGAAACGAATCACAGAGGCATTTTTAAAAATGAAAAAGCTGGATATCGCTGCTCTTGAAAAGGCGTGGTCAGGAGAATGA
- a CDS encoding PadR family transcriptional regulator: MIPLYILGLLQRFGPQHGYQIKKIIAEQLSDFTQIKLPTIYYHLEKMEVDGLLSANREKPGGRPEKTIYSITEKGILAFKNMIAGLLEFEYRPTFPSDGVFYFADYIEKAELVSHLADYMDKLKASLSNIKKHREETMHVVPDEDREMVHIIFSHHEHHFQAELDWAEESLNRLNL; this comes from the coding sequence ATGATCCCACTTTATATTCTCGGTTTACTTCAAAGATTCGGCCCACAGCACGGATACCAGATTAAAAAAATCATTGCAGAGCAGCTTTCCGACTTTACGCAGATCAAACTTCCCACCATTTATTATCATCTGGAAAAAATGGAGGTGGACGGCCTGCTTTCCGCAAACAGGGAAAAGCCCGGCGGCAGGCCGGAAAAAACCATCTATTCCATTACGGAGAAAGGAATCCTGGCATTTAAGAACATGATTGCAGGACTGCTTGAATTTGAGTACCGGCCTACCTTTCCTTCAGACGGCGTTTTTTACTTTGCCGATTATATTGAAAAGGCAGAGCTTGTAAGCCATTTGGCGGATTATATGGATAAACTGAAGGCATCCCTGTCCAATATTAAAAAGCACAGGGAAGAAACCATGCATGTTGTTCCGGATGAGGACAGAGAAATGGTCCACATCATATTCAGCCATCATGAACACCATTTTCAGGCAGAGCTGGACTGGGCGGAAGAATCACTGAATCGTTTGAATTTATAG
- a CDS encoding class I SAM-dependent methyltransferase — MKKQRIIETQEGIQDKLTVEIFDDFARIMRDKGWNNVDSFIRAGITKGKVLEIGPGPGYVGLEWLKRFPDAALTGCEISREMIRLAEKNARDYGFENRAGYVEGNCMEMPFSDNSFDAVFSNGSLHEWEDPIKVFHEIHRVLKPGGLFCITDMRRDVNPLIKWLIYFSTRPKAIRPGFLTSYNAAYTGDEIKTLLGQSELKSAAVSKEFFGLCISGKKAVI, encoded by the coding sequence ATGAAAAAGCAAAGGATCATAGAAACACAGGAAGGCATTCAGGATAAACTGACTGTTGAAATTTTCGACGATTTTGCCAGGATCATGCGGGATAAAGGCTGGAACAATGTGGACAGCTTTATCAGAGCAGGAATCACAAAGGGAAAGGTTTTAGAGATCGGTCCGGGACCCGGATATGTTGGCCTTGAGTGGTTAAAAAGGTTTCCTGATGCAGCTCTTACGGGATGTGAAATAAGCCGGGAAATGATCAGGCTTGCGGAGAAAAATGCAAGGGATTATGGTTTTGAAAACCGGGCAGGCTACGTGGAAGGCAATTGCATGGAGATGCCCTTTTCAGACAATTCCTTTGATGCTGTTTTTTCCAACGGGTCGCTTCATGAATGGGAGGATCCCATAAAGGTGTTCCATGAAATACACAGGGTCTTAAAGCCGGGAGGACTTTTTTGCATCACAGACATGCGGCGGGATGTGAACCCTCTGATCAAATGGCTTATTTATTTTTCAACCAGGCCAAAGGCCATACGTCCGGGGTTTTTAACCTCTTACAATGCAGCCTATACCGGTGATGAGATTAAAACACTGCTTGGTCAGTCGGAATTAAAGTCTGCCGCCGTAAGCAAAGAATTTTTCGGCTTATGCATATCAGGAAAGAAAGCTGTTATATGA
- a CDS encoding HelD family protein, with amino-acid sequence MENSKMELELENIRLEQTIALAREQLDQARERNEENKSAIISAKQELRENTSHSISDLWSSEGFEALAALNQYANPITDKIADYEAVENKIALLENMIQSPYFARIDFRFEDEDTFEKIYIGRSSLKKDNTNEFYIYDWRSPIASVFYRFVLGQAFYDAPGGRITGEVNLKRQYEISKGKLEYFFDADVQIVDEFLRKLLSQNTSPKMKTIVETIQREQDIVIRDMENDLMMVQGVAGSGKTSIALHRAAYLMYQGLTSRLSADNILIISPNTLFEQYISNVLPELGEDHVVSVVFEDIIALSLKNEQVQTRNQFLENLISNSKYRDMIKSTMEFKTSRQFLEILDRFIDDLPHKWMDFKDVIYDGKCIISKEMLKEKVLSGRNETLLGVRLKLIEEYILELISESKKYRMKKPEKLLIKEEMLKFMELDVKAVYRKLFHDKEYFYSLAEGVELPGGMDDILAFTQENLDTFLLYYDDATVLTYLNLRINGVNEYKTIKQVVIDEAQDYYPLHFEIFNLLFPKAKFTILGDINQTLEKKEDLSLYQQIRKIFHKKKSSLVTMDKSFRCTNEILNYGLRFLEGSTEIKSFNRKGDEPKLYTAEDQLSFHNMIVSEVRSCIEAGCQSIGLICKTEKNALDLFKRLKDKADVHLVKNGETADLQGVFIMPVYMSKGLEFDAVLICDVNGENYYSEDDKKLLYISCTRALHRLSLFSMGEASPLLAEKEL; translated from the coding sequence ATGGAAAATAGTAAAATGGAATTAGAACTTGAAAATATCAGGTTGGAACAAACCATAGCCTTGGCCAGGGAACAGCTGGATCAGGCGAGGGAGCGCAATGAGGAAAACAAGTCGGCCATTATTTCTGCCAAGCAAGAGCTGCGGGAGAATACTTCACACTCCATATCAGACCTCTGGAGCAGTGAAGGCTTTGAGGCCCTTGCAGCCCTGAATCAGTATGCAAATCCCATTACAGATAAAATCGCAGATTATGAAGCGGTAGAAAATAAGATCGCACTGCTGGAGAACATGATCCAGAGCCCGTACTTTGCACGGATCGATTTTAGGTTCGAGGATGAGGATACATTTGAAAAAATCTATATAGGACGTTCTTCCTTAAAGAAAGACAATACAAACGAGTTCTATATTTATGACTGGAGATCCCCCATTGCAAGCGTATTTTACCGCTTTGTCCTGGGGCAGGCTTTTTATGATGCTCCTGGGGGAAGGATAACAGGAGAAGTTAATTTAAAGCGCCAGTATGAAATCAGCAAAGGGAAGCTGGAATATTTCTTTGACGCCGATGTGCAGATCGTAGATGAATTCTTAAGGAAGCTTTTGTCGCAAAATACTTCTCCCAAAATGAAGACCATTGTAGAAACCATTCAAAGGGAGCAGGATATTGTTATAAGGGATATGGAAAATGATTTAATGATGGTGCAGGGAGTGGCAGGCAGCGGGAAGACGTCCATTGCCCTTCACAGGGCCGCGTACCTTATGTACCAGGGACTTACCTCCAGGCTGTCTGCTGATAATATCCTGATCATTTCGCCAAACACGTTATTTGAGCAGTACATTTCCAATGTGCTGCCTGAACTTGGAGAAGATCATGTGGTTTCTGTGGTGTTTGAAGATATCATTGCTTTGTCTTTAAAGAATGAACAGGTGCAGACAAGAAATCAGTTTTTGGAAAACCTGATTTCAAATTCAAAATACAGGGATATGATAAAAAGCACCATGGAGTTCAAGACTTCCCGTCAGTTTCTGGAAATATTGGACCGTTTTATTGATGACCTTCCCCATAAATGGATGGATTTCAAGGATGTAATCTATGATGGGAAGTGCATCATAAGCAAAGAAATGCTGAAAGAAAAGGTATTATCCGGAAGAAATGAGACTCTTTTGGGTGTGAGGCTGAAACTGATAGAGGAATATATTCTGGAGCTGATCAGTGAGTCCAAGAAATACCGTATGAAAAAGCCGGAAAAGCTTCTGATAAAGGAAGAAATGCTGAAATTCATGGAACTTGACGTGAAGGCTGTGTATAGAAAACTGTTTCATGATAAAGAATATTTCTACAGCCTGGCAGAAGGTGTGGAGCTTCCCGGCGGCATGGATGATATTTTGGCTTTTACACAGGAAAATCTGGATACTTTTCTGCTGTACTATGACGATGCAACTGTCCTCACCTATTTGAATTTGAGGATAAACGGAGTCAACGAATACAAAACCATAAAACAGGTAGTCATTGATGAAGCTCAGGATTATTATCCTCTCCATTTTGAAATATTCAATTTACTGTTCCCAAAAGCGAAATTCACCATTCTGGGAGATATTAACCAGACCCTTGAGAAAAAGGAAGATTTATCCTTATACCAACAGATCAGGAAAATCTTTCATAAGAAAAAGTCTTCCCTTGTGACCATGGACAAAAGCTTCCGCTGTACAAATGAGATTTTAAACTATGGTTTAAGATTCCTTGAGGGAAGTACGGAAATAAAGAGCTTCAACCGAAAAGGAGATGAGCCGAAGCTATATACAGCCGAAGACCAATTGTCATTTCATAATATGATCGTTTCGGAGGTTAGATCCTGTATAGAAGCAGGCTGCCAGTCCATTGGGCTGATCTGTAAAACAGAAAAAAATGCCCTTGATTTGTTTAAGCGTTTAAAGGACAAAGCTGATGTTCATTTAGTGAAAAACGGGGAGACGGCAGATTTGCAGGGTGTATTTATCATGCCTGTATATATGTCCAAGGGACTTGAGTTTGATGCCGTCTTAATATGCGATGTCAACGGGGAAAATTATTACAGTGAAGATGATAAAAAGCTTTTATACATCTCGTGTACAAGGGCGCTTCACAGACTCAGCCTGTTTTCCATGGGAGAGGCCAGTCCGCTGCTTGCTGAAAAGGAATTGTAA
- a CDS encoding DUF4256 domain-containing protein, with translation MSNEELLHILKKRFEENMNRHKDLKWENVQERLEGNVKKLWSLNEMERTGGEPDVIALDEAAGEYIFCDCSDESPKGRRSICYDREGQEERERKGVYPEGSAVGMAADMGIELLTEEQYRELQKLGNFDRKTSSWVKTPSDIRKLGGAVFADFRYGHVFLYHNGASSFYSSRAFRGLLRV, from the coding sequence ATGTCAAATGAAGAACTGCTTCACATACTGAAAAAACGGTTTGAGGAAAACATGAACCGTCATAAAGATCTTAAGTGGGAAAACGTGCAGGAAAGACTGGAGGGGAATGTTAAAAAGCTCTGGTCGCTGAATGAGATGGAAAGAACCGGCGGGGAACCGGATGTGATTGCCTTAGATGAGGCAGCAGGTGAATACATTTTTTGTGACTGTTCAGATGAAAGCCCCAAAGGCCGCAGAAGCATCTGCTATGACCGGGAAGGACAGGAGGAGAGGGAGCGGAAAGGGGTGTACCCGGAAGGCAGTGCCGTGGGTATGGCGGCTGATATGGGGATTGAACTGTTAACAGAAGAACAATACAGGGAGCTGCAGAAGCTTGGGAATTTTGACAGGAAGACATCCAGCTGGGTGAAGACGCCTTCTGATATCAGAAAGCTGGGCGGCGCCGTCTTTGCCGACTTCCGCTACGGTCATGTTTTCCTGTACCACAATGGCGCGTCCAGCTTTTACAGCAGCAGGGCGTTCCGCGGTTTGCTGAGGGTTTGA
- a CDS encoding MBL fold metallo-hydrolase — MNQIIMLDINFQYGNENRTIHPVLLLSSSEVVLVDCGYPGFLPLLETEMRSKGIDPGTLTKVLITHHDDDHMGALYELKEKYPDVEVVAGAEESRYISGERKSLRLLQAEEMLNVLPEEQKSFGIQFCESLRKVRPVPVDRTVKDGDHFDWAGGCEILDTSGHMPGHISLYLKESHSVITGDAAVLNDGRLVIANPQYTLDLHKAKASLKRLISLDADRYYCYHGGIFEGRKK, encoded by the coding sequence ATGAACCAAATAATTATGTTGGATATCAATTTTCAGTATGGGAATGAAAACCGGACCATTCATCCGGTTTTATTATTAAGCTCCAGTGAAGTCGTTTTGGTGGATTGCGGATATCCCGGTTTCCTGCCGTTGTTAGAGACTGAGATGAGATCAAAGGGAATTGATCCAGGCACTTTAACGAAAGTCCTGATCACTCACCATGATGATGACCACATGGGAGCCTTATATGAATTAAAGGAAAAATATCCGGATGTGGAGGTTGTGGCAGGCGCTGAGGAAAGCAGGTATATTTCCGGTGAGAGAAAATCTCTGCGCTTATTGCAGGCGGAAGAAATGCTGAATGTGCTGCCGGAAGAGCAAAAGTCCTTTGGAATCCAATTCTGTGAATCTTTAAGAAAGGTCAGGCCCGTTCCAGTGGATCGGACGGTCAAGGACGGAGATCATTTTGACTGGGCCGGAGGCTGTGAGATTCTGGATACTTCAGGCCATATGCCGGGTCATATTTCCTTATATTTAAAAGAGAGCCATTCCGTTATTACAGGAGACGCCGCAGTCTTGAATGACGGCCGGCTGGTTATCGCAAACCCTCAGTATACCCTGGACCTACATAAGGCCAAGGCTTCTCTTAAAAGGCTCATATCCCTGGACGCGGACCGTTATTATTGTTATCATGGAGGGATATTTGAAGGCCGGAAAAAGTGA